One window of Cupriavidus oxalaticus genomic DNA carries:
- a CDS encoding universal stress protein: MYQRLLLAVDGSHSSDLALSQAIAIAAATGAEVKALFVVDDSDVYFEAGYFDPRELANQQISYGRKALDAATARLSQAGIRCHTQLDEKPVAPGRISTTIATEADNWNADMIVMGTHGRRGVRRLLMGSVAEGVLAQTTKPVLLVRSEIEG, encoded by the coding sequence ATGTACCAGCGCCTCTTGCTCGCCGTGGACGGCAGCCACTCCTCCGACCTGGCGCTCAGCCAGGCCATCGCAATCGCCGCGGCCACCGGCGCCGAAGTCAAGGCGTTGTTTGTGGTCGATGACAGCGATGTGTACTTTGAGGCAGGCTATTTCGATCCCCGCGAACTGGCGAACCAGCAGATCTCGTACGGCCGCAAGGCACTGGACGCCGCGACGGCACGCCTCAGCCAGGCGGGAATCCGATGCCATACGCAATTGGACGAAAAGCCGGTGGCTCCCGGGCGGATCTCCACGACCATCGCCACCGAAGCCGACAATTGGAATGCCGACATGATTGTCATGGGCACGCACGGGCGGCGCGGCGTCAGGCGGCTGCTGATGGGCAGCGTGGCGGAAGGCGTACTGGCCCAGACAACCAAGCCGGTCTTGCTGGTCCGCAGCGAAATCGAAGGCTGA
- a CDS encoding zinc-dependent alcohol dehydrogenase family protein yields the protein MPETMRAMQFAGAGQPLVLVHGPVPEPGPDEVRIAVSACGVCRTDLHIVDGDLRHPKPALIPGHEIVGRVDACGAGVTAFGPGDRVGVPWLGHTCGHCRYCQRRHENLCDAPLFTGYTRDGGYAEYVVADSRYCFRIPPAYDDEHAAPLLCAGLIGYRTLRMAGPAADTRRIGIYGFGAAAHLVSQIAVAQGREVYAFTRTGDTGAQQLAYQTGACWAGSSDLPPPVPLDAALIFAPVGALVPKALRAVDKGGTVVCGGIHMSDIPGMPYELLWEERRLCSVANLTRADGIALMEIAARTLLHTHTTAYPLEQANEALADLRDGRLSGAAVLQIHR from the coding sequence ATGCCCGAGACCATGCGAGCCATGCAATTTGCAGGCGCGGGGCAGCCTTTGGTCCTGGTACACGGGCCAGTCCCCGAGCCCGGGCCGGATGAGGTACGCATCGCTGTTTCTGCCTGCGGCGTATGCCGGACCGACCTGCATATCGTAGACGGCGACCTGCGCCATCCCAAACCGGCGCTCATCCCCGGACACGAGATCGTTGGACGGGTGGATGCTTGCGGAGCGGGTGTCACCGCCTTCGGGCCGGGCGACCGCGTGGGTGTGCCATGGCTTGGCCATACCTGCGGCCACTGTCGCTACTGCCAGCGTCGTCACGAAAACCTCTGCGATGCACCGCTATTTACGGGCTATACGCGCGATGGCGGCTACGCTGAATATGTTGTCGCAGACAGCAGGTATTGCTTTCGGATTCCGCCTGCCTACGATGACGAACACGCTGCCCCGCTGCTCTGTGCCGGCCTGATCGGCTACCGGACGCTGCGCATGGCAGGGCCTGCCGCCGATACACGCCGCATCGGCATCTATGGCTTCGGCGCAGCCGCCCACCTGGTTTCGCAAATTGCCGTGGCACAAGGCCGGGAAGTCTACGCTTTCACCCGCACTGGCGACACGGGCGCCCAGCAACTGGCATACCAGACTGGAGCGTGCTGGGCCGGCTCGAGCGACCTCCCGCCTCCGGTGCCTCTGGACGCCGCGCTGATTTTCGCGCCGGTGGGCGCACTGGTGCCCAAAGCGCTACGCGCCGTCGATAAAGGTGGCACCGTTGTCTGCGGCGGCATCCACATGAGCGATATCCCAGGCATGCCTTACGAACTGCTTTGGGAAGAGAGGCGCCTGTGTTCCGTCGCCAACCTGACGCGCGCCGACGGGATTGCGCTGATGGAGATCGCCGCCCGCACCTTGCTGCATACACACACCACCGCGTATCCGCTTGAGCAGGCCAATGAGGCTTTGGCCGATCTGCGTGACGGCCGCCTTTCCGGCGCCGCGGTCTTGCAGATTCATCGTTGA